In Aeromicrobium wangtongii, the DNA window GCGCGACAGCCCACTGCCGTCCTGCAGCACCAGGCCCGTGGTGCTGATGCCGGCGGACTCCAGGGACGCCCGCACCGCGGCCGCCCCGCCCTCGAAGTCGGCGGGCTGCCCGGCAGCGACAGCGACCAGTCGCAGCACGACCTCGGCCGCCTCGTTGTCGCTGACCCGCACGAACGTCTCGACGATCTGGGCGAGCGTCGCGCTGCGCACCCGGGCGACGAGCTCGCTGCCCGCGCCGGCGACTGCGGCCTTCGGGGTGCCGCTGACGTCGATGCCCTGCTTCGACAGGAGCTCGGCGAAGGTCCGTGCGGCGCCTGCGGCCGGCTCCCGGTCACGGATCCCGCGGGTGACCCCCTGGTCGGCCCACAGCGCGGAGACGGGGGTGACGATGTTGGCTGTCACGTAGGACGGCTCCCAGCCGGGGCTCGCGTCCGGGCCGGTGAACAAGGAGGCGTCGTAGCCCAGCGTGACGGTCGTCGTACCGGTCTTCTTCAGCGCCGCAGCGGTGCGCTTGGCCAGGGTCGTCAGGTCGGCCCGGTAGACCCGGTCGGCGCCCTTGCGCGGCGGCTTGGTCGCCAGGTACGGATCGCCGCCGCCGACCAGCACGATGCCGTCACCGGATCGCACGACCGAGGTCGCGAAACGGGTGTCCGGGTCGATCGTGGCGAGGGCCGCGAACCCGGTCAGCAGCTTGGTCGTCGAGGCCGGCACGTAGGGGCGGTCGGCCTCGGTCGCGACATCGGCGGCGGTCGGCCCGGTGACCGCGAGACCGACCCGCGGTCCGAGCACCGACTCGCCGAGCTCGCCGCGCACGACCGCCGCCACCTTGGCCGGGTCGATCGGTCCGGGGCTCGCGGCGTCCGGCGTCGGGACGGGCGGTGCCGCGAGGATCTTCAGGCCCTCGGGATCCACGACCGCCGACGAGCCGCAGTCGCCGTCGCAGATGAACCGGTTGAGGTCTCCCCGGCCCCACAGGGTCACTCCGAGGGCCACGACCAGTCCTGCCACGACCAGCGGGATCAGCAGCGCCGTGACACGGCCCACGACCCTGCTTCCGCCATGACCTGCCACATGCGCCAGACTATAGAGACCCTCGACGCGGCGCCGCCAGGCATCGCGCTCCCCACATTTCAACCGCCGGAGGCAACAGTGATTTTCGACGTCACCGTGGAAATCCCCAAGGGCAGCCGCAACAAGTACGAGGTCGACCACTCGTCGCACCGCATCCGTCTTGACCGCACGCTGTTCACCGCTACGCAGTACCCGGCGGACTACGGTTTCATCGACGACACCCTCGGGATGGACAGCGACCCGCTGGACGCGCTCGTGCTGCTGTCCGAGCCGACGTTCCCCGGCTGCGTCATCTCGTGCCGCACGATCGGCATGTTCCGCATGACCGACGAGGCCGGCGGAGACGACAAGGTCCTGTGCGTCCCGGCCAAGGACCCGCGCCAGGAGCACCTGCGCGACATCCACCACGTGCCGGAGTTCGATCGTCTCGAGATCGAGCACTTCTTCACCGTCTACAAGGACCTCGAGCCGGGCAAGTCCGTCGAGGGCTCCACCTGGACGGGCCGGGTCGAGGCCGAGGCCGAGATCCAGGCCAGCTACGACCGCTTCAAGGCCAACGGCGGGTACTGAGGTACATCACAGCTCGGACACGCGGCTCGACGTCCAGCGTTGAGCCGCGCCCGATCTAGCCTGTCTCGGTGCCGCTGCGCAAGCTCCTGATCGCGGCCCTCGGATCACTGCTGTTGACCGTGGGCCTGGCTGCTCCTGCCTCGGCGCGCCCGGCCAGGGTGGCGGCCCCGTACGTGACGGCCGCCTCGCCGCACACGCTCACTGTCGAGTGGCCCCAGGTGCGCGGCGCCCGCCGGTACACCGTCCACGTGGCGGCAACTCCCAAGAAGGCGAGCCGGACCACGAAGCGGTCCCACTGGTCCCACGGCAAGAAGACCAGGCTCAAGATCAAGAACCTGTCCTCGAAGCGGCGCTACTGCTTCACGGTCAAGGCCGTCCGCGGCGGCACGAGCGGCAAGCGCTCGGAGCCGGTCTGCGCGCACACCCTGCGCCGGACCATCAAGCCGGGCGGCCACCGCGTCTCGGTGGCGACCTTCAACGTCTGCGCCGCCGCGGACAACTGCAAGAGGTGGACCAAGAAGCGCGAGAACGCCATCGTGCAGCGCATCGTCGACGCCCGGGCGGACGTCGTCGCGATCCAGGAGATCACCCGCAAGGCGGACAAGCTGGCGTCCCGGCTGGCCAAGCACGGGTACACCCGGTACGCGGCGCCCACCCGCAAGGTCGACGAGGCCATCTACTACCGGACCGCCGTGGCGGACATGGCCGTCACGACCGAGCCGGAGCAGGTGTGTGAGGTCGAGCCCTACGCGGGCGCCGAGGACACCGCCGCGTGGCGTTTCCCGCGGCACTACGACGCGGCGTCCCAGCGCTGGTACGCGTTCCGCACCAGCAGCTGGACCACCGAGGAGCCGGTCTGCCGCGAGCGGAACGCGCCGGTCGAGCACGAAGGGCGCATCGGATCGCCGACCGGCGCGTCCGCGGCGTGGGCGGCGTTGCGGCTCAAGCGCACGGGCCAGACGTACGTGTTCGTCTCGGCGCACCTGTCCCACGGTCGGACCGCGAAGGACGGGCGGCTGCGCGGACGGGAGACCAAGCAGCTGATCCGCAATGCCGAGCGGATCGCCGGGCCGCTCCCCATCATCTTCATGGGCGACTTCAACTCCTATCGCGGTGGCCCGGCGGGCGATGCCCCCCGCAAGGAGATGGCCAGGGCGGGCTGGATCGACACCTTCGACGCCTCGGACACCTACACCCGGCCCTATGTCAGCAGCTTCAACGGCTGGCGCCCCAAGGTCTCCACGATGAAGCACTGGGGCGGTCACATCGACCGCATCTTCATCCGCCCGTCGATGGGATCGACCTCGTGGCGGGTCGTCGCCAAGACCAAGAAGCGGCGCTACGTCGGCGTCCAGGCATCGGACCACAACGCGGTGCGGACCACGATCCTGCTGCCCTGAGCGGAGCAGACGCTGTGACATCGCGCACACTGGAGTGATGATGCGCTCCTGGCGGGTCATCCCCGCGCTCGTCCTCACCGTCCCCGTGCTCGTCGCGACGCCGGCCGTCGCGGACCGCCCCGACCTGCGGGTCTCGGTCGTCCAGGACGGGCTCAGCCATCCGTGGGACCTGGCCTTCCTGCCCGACGGGAGGATGCTGGTGACCGAGCGGGACTCGCGGCGGCTGAGCCTGGCGACACCCGGTGGCCCGCGCCGCACGGTGCTCACCGCGCCGCGACACATGTGGGCCGCCGGGGAGACCGGCCTGATGTCGGTCGAGGTCGCCGCCGACTTCGCCCGGAGCCGCGGGATCATCACGTGCCACGGCTATCGCCGGGGCGGCGTGCAGGACGTCCGGGTCGTGCGGTGGCGGCTCAGCTCGGCCGGCACCTCGGCGTCGTACGTCCGCACACTGGTGTCCGGGCTGCCCTCGACCAGCGGCCGCCACGGCGGCTGCGCCCTGGCGAAGGGTCCGCGCAACCAGCTGTACATCGGCACCGGCGATGCGGCCACGGGGCGCAATCCGCAGCGCCTGACCTCCGGCGGCGGCAAGGTGCTGCGGGTCGACGCGACGACCGGACGCCCCGTGGCGTCCAATCCGTTCATCCGCAGCAGCAACCGCATGAAGCAACGCGTGTTCACCTACGGGCACCGCAACGTGCAGGGTCTGGCGCGGCGCAGCGACGGCACGATGTGGTCGGTCGAGCAGGGCAGCTATCGCGACGACGAGGTCAACCGGCTGGCCAAGAAGGCCAACTACGGCTGGAACCCGGTGCCCCGGAAGGCCACGGACCCCGCCTACAACGAGGGCGCCGGCTCACCCATGACCGACCACCGCCTGCCGGGCGCTCAACGGGGGGCGCGGTGGCGGTCCGGGAGCAGCACGGTGGCGGCGAGCGCGGGCGCATTCGTGACCGGCCGCTCGTGGGGCGACTGGAGAGGCGCTCTGGCCGTCTCGGCGTTGAAGGACACCTCGCTGCGGCTGCTGCGGTTCAGCAAGGGCGGCAGCCTGCGGGGGACGTGGAAGCCGGCCGCGCTCGACGGCAGGTACGGCCGCCTGCGCGGGGCCGTCGCCGGGCCGGACGGTGCGCTGTACGTGACGACGTCGAACGGGACGAACGACAAGATCCTGCGGGTGACGGCCGGCGGCTGAGCCGGGCGTCTCAGGCCTGCGTCCCGCTGAGCAGCGCGCGCATCGTGTCGGCGAAGACGCCGACGTCGATCGTCTGGTCGAGCGAGCGCAGCGTGCCCAGGCCGATGCCCAGGCTGAGCAGCGCCGTGGCCGCCTGGTCGGCGTCGACTCCCTCGATGCCGGCCTCGGCGGTGACCTGCCGGACCAGGTCGGCGATCGCGACGCGGATCGCGCGGTGCCGCTTGACCAGCTCGGTGGCCACATAGGTGCTCTGCCGGGCGATGGCGCCGAACTCGACCTCGAGAGCCGTCCAACGCGGCTGTCCGAGCCCTTCGCGAGCCCAGGCAGAGAATGCCTCGATGCGTCCGTCCAGATCGGTGTCCTGCGTGAACGCACGGACCACGCCGATGATCTGCTCCTCGTGGATGCTGTCGAGCACCGCCATGCAGAGCTCTTCCTTGCCGGCGAAGTTGGAGTACACCGCACCCTTGGAGAAGCCGGCCCGCAGCGCGACCTTGTCCAGCGAGGTCGCGTTGTAGCCGTCGGCCAGGAACATCTCCCGGGCCACGGCGATCAGCGCCTCCCGCGTCTGCGCCTGGCGCTGCGCCCGGCTGACCTTGATGTTGCTCGACACACCTGCTCCTCGTCCGGCGGATCCGTGTTCCGGATGCCTCTTGCATCATACTCAGATACCGCTAGTATCTGAAATGTGATCTCCAAGGACATCGTCATCATCGGCACCGGGTTCTCCGGCATGGGCATGGCCATGAAGCTACGCGCATCCGGCCGCGAGGACTTCGTGATCCTCGAGAAGGCGCAGGACGTCGGCGGAACCTGGCGCGACAACACCTATCCCGGGTGCGAGTGCGACATCCCCAGCCACATGTACTCCTTCTCCTACGAGCTCAACGCCGACTGGAGCAAGAGCTTCTCCGGGCAGGAGGAGATCTGGTCGTACATGCGCAACGTCGCCGACGAGCAGGGCATCCGGCCGTACATCGACTTCGGTGTCGAGGTCACGGGGGCGTCGTGGGACGAGAGCCGCCAGCGCTGGACGGTCCGCACCGCCGGCGGCGAGGACTACGAGGCCCGCTTCGTGGTCGCCGGGGTCGGCGGGCTGCACATCCCCAACATCCCCGAGATCACCGGGGCCGAGACGTTCGAGGGGCCACGCTTCCACTCCGCGACCTGGGACCACTCGATCGACCTGGCGGGCAAGAAGGTCGTCGTGATCGGCACCGGCGCCAGCGCGATCCAGTTCATCCCGATCATCGCGCAGGAGGTCGGCCAGCTGACGGTCTTCCAGCGCACTCCCCCGTGGGTGCTGCCCAAGAACGACAAGCCGATGCCCGAGTGGCGCAAGAAGCTGTTCGCGAAGGTCCCCGCGGCGCAGCGGATCTACCGCGATGCCCTCTACTGGGGCCTGGAGGCGCGGGCGATCGCGTTCAACGGCCACCTGAACGTCCTGCCGTTCGCCGAGAAGATCGTCACGCGACAGCTGGAGAAGAAGATCCCCGATCCCGAGCTGCGGGCCAAGCTGACGCCGGACTACCGGCTGGGCTGCAAGCGGGTCCTGCAGTCCAACACGTACTACCCGACGTTCCTGCGCGACAACGTCGAGCTGAGCACCGACGGCGTCGCCGAGATCGTCAGCGACGGCGTCATCGACGGCAATGGCGTCAAGCACGAGGCCGATGTCATCATCTACGGCACCGGCTTCCACGTCATCGACGCCTTCGACTACCTCGACATCAAGGGCCGCGACGGCGTCGACCTGGCGGCCCAGTTCCGCGAGAACGGCGTCGAGACGTACATGGGCATCATGGTCAACGGCTTCCCGAACCTGGCGTTCATGCTGGGACCCAACACGGCGCTGGGCCACAACTCGGTGGTGTTCATGATCGAGCAGCAGACCAAGTTCATCATCCGGCTGCTCGACGAGCTGGACGCCCGTGGCGCGGCCGCGGCCGAGCCGACGTGGAAGGCCCAGAGCGAGTTCAACGAGGAGATCCAGCGCCTCGTCGAGAAGGGCATCTGGACGCAGGGCGGCTGCACCAGCTGGTACCTGGACAGCCACGGCAAGAACCGCACCATCTGGCCGAAGTTCACCTTCCAGTACTGGTGGGAGACCCGCAAGGTCGACCCCGCCGCCTTTGCCTGGGAACGCGCTGCCTGACCCACCTCCCCCCTGAGTGCGACGTTCTCCACGCGGTCCCCGCGTGAGCGGTGCAGGAAACGTCCCACTCAGCGGGGAGGGGGGTCAGCGGGGGCCGACGTCCGTCACGGTCACGGCGGCCTCGCCGATCTCGTCGCTGCGGGCCAGGTCGACCGTCGCGCTGATGCCCCAGTCGCGGTCGCCCTCGGGATCGTCGAAGGTCTGCCGGACGGTCCACGTCTCCGGGCCCTCCTCGACCATGAACAGCTCGGGCCCACGTGATCCGGGACCGGTGCCGATGTTGGTCGCGAATCCCGACTCGGCCGGGTACTCCTCGCGGTATGCGGCCATCGCCGCCTGCCAGGCCTCGGCGTCCCACTCGGAGTCCGGCTCGAGCGCGGCGAGCTCGGTCCAGCGGCCGAAGGCGGCCAGCTCGACCCGGCGGAACATCGCATTGCGCACCAGCACCCGGAAGGCCCGGGTGTTGCCGGTGACGGGGCGCGGCGTCTCGCTGGCCATCGCCTGCGGCCGCACCTCCAGGGGGTCGACGCCCGGGGCGATGAGCTGCTCCCACTCGTCCAGCAGCGAGGAGTCGGTCTGACGGACGAGCTCGCCGAGCCACTCGGTGAGGTCCTCCAGCTCGGTGTTGCGGGCCTTCTCCGGCACGGTGCGCCCCAGCGTCTTGTAGACGTCCGACAGGTAGCGCAGAACCAGGCCCTCCGAGCGGGCGAGCTGGTAGTCGCCGATCAGCTCGGAGAACGTCATCGCGCGCTCCCACATCTCGCGCACGACCGACTTGGGTCGCAGCTCGTGGTCGGCGACCCACGGGTGCCCGCCGCGGTAGGTCTCGTAGGCCGCGGTCAGCAGCTCCTCGAGCGGCTTGGGCCAGGTGATCTCCTCGAGCAGCTCCATCCGCTCGTCGTACTCGATGCCGTCCATCTTCATCTCGTTGATCGCCTCCCCGCGGGCCCGGTGGCGCTGGGCGTTGAGGATCGGCCGCGGGTCGTCGAGCGTCGCCTCGATGACCGACACGACGTCGAGCGCGTACGTCGGCGACTCCCGGTCCAGCAGCTCGAGCGCCGCGACGGCGAACGGGGACAGCGGCTGGTTGAGCGCGAAGTTGGCCTGCAGATCGATCGTCAGCTGCAGCGTGCGGCCCTCCTCGTCAGGCGGGTCGATGCGCTCGACGACCCCGCCGGCCAGCAGGGCCTCGATGATCTCGTCGACCTGCGCCAGCATGCGGTCCTGCGCCTCCTCGGTCTCCCCGCTCTCGCGCAGCAGGTGCTCGAGGGCCGCCCGCGCGTCGCCGGGTCGCGAGATGACGTCCAGCACCATCGCGTGGCTGACCTTCATGCGTGAGTGGAGCGGCTCGGGGGTGCCGGTCGAGAGCTTCTCGAACGTGCCCTGCCCCCAGGACACGAATCCCTCCTGGGGCTTCTTGCGGTTGATGCGCTTGAGCTTCTTGGGGTCGTCGCCGGCCTTGCGGACCAGGCGCGCGTTCTCGATCTCGTGATCGGGGGCCTCGACCACGACGTGCCCGATCGTGTCGTAGCCGGCCCGGCCGGCTCGGCCGGCGATCTGCTGGAACTCGCGGACCTGCAGCTGCCGCTGGCGGGTGCCGTCGTACTTGGACAGTCCGCTGAACAGCACGGTGCGGATCGGGACGTTGATGCCCACGCCCAGCGTGTCGGTGCCGCACACGACCTTCAGCAGTCCCTGCTGCGTCAGCGTCTCGACCAGGCGGCGGTAGCGCGGCAGCATGCCGGCGTGGTGGACGCCGACGCCCATCCGGATGAGTCGCGACAGCGTCTTGCCGAATGCCGAGGAGAATCGGAAGTCCCCCAGCGCGTCGGCGATCGTGTCGCGCTCCTCGCGGGTCGCCACCTTGATGCTGGTCAGCGCCTGCGCGCGCTCCAGCGCCGACACCTGCGTGAAGTGGACGACGTAGACGGGCGTCTGGCCGGTCTCGATGAGCTGCTCGAGGGTCTCCTGCACGGGGGTCGTGACGTACTCGCTGACCAGCGGTACGGGGCGCTCGGTGGACGACACGACCGTCGTCTCGCGACCGGTGCGCCGGGTCAGGTCCGCCTCGAGCCTCGTGGTGTCGCCGAGCGTGGCCGACATCAGCAGGAACTGCGCCTTCGGGAGCTCGATGAGCGGGACCTGCCACGCCCAGCCTCGCTCCGGATCTGCGTAGAAGTGGAACTCGTCCATCACGACCAGGCCGATGTCGGCCTCGGCGCCCTCGCGAAGTGCCATGTTCGCCAGGATCTCGGCGGTCGCGGCGATGATCGGGGCGTCGGCGTTGACCGCCGCGTCGCCGGTGACCATGCCCACGTTCTCGGCCCCGAAGATCTCGCACAGGTCGAAGAATTTCTCACTCACCAGGGCCTTGATCGGTGCGGTGTAGACACTGCACTCCCCGCGCGCGAGCGCTGCCGCCATCGCGCCGGTCGCCACGAGGCTCTTGCCCGAGCCGGTGGGGGTGGCAAGGATGACGTTGTTGCCTGCGACGCACTCCAGGATCGCCTCGTCCTGGGCGGGATACATCGTGATGCCGCGGGACTCGACCCACTCGGCGACGGCTTCGTAGACCGCATCCTCATCGGTGGTGACACCCTTGGGCAGCAGATCGACGAGACGCATGGTCGCCATTGTCCTCCGGCCATCCGGGCCGTGGACGCGCGCCACCCGCGAATTCCCTAAGCAAGCGCTTACCGATGCGCTATCGTCGGGCCATGAAGGCGATCCAGATCACATCCCTTGACGGACCCGCAGCGGTCGAGCTCCTCGACGTCCCCGAGCCCGTGCCGGGCGACGGCCAGGTGCTGATCCGCGTGCACGCGGCCGGCGTCGCGTTCCCGGAGGTGCTGCAGAGCCGCGGGCTCTACCAGATGAAGCCCGAGCTGCCGTTCACGCCGGGCGCCGAGATCGCCGGCGAGGTGGTCAGCGCCCCGGAGGGCTCCGGCCTCGTCCCCGGCGACCGCGTCGCGGCCCTGTGCCTGCTGGGCGGCTTCGCCGAGCTGGCCGTCGCACCGGCCACCGAGACGTTCAAGCTGCCCGACAACGTGTCGTACGAGCAGGGCGCCTCGATCATCTTCAACTACGGGACGGCCTACTTCGCCCTCGTCGAGCGCGGCAAGCTGCAGCCCGGCGAGTCGGTCCTCGTGCAGGGGGCGGCCGGCGGCATCGGGACGGCGGCGATCCAGGTCGCGAAGGCATTCGGCGCCGGTCGCGTCGTGGCCGTGACCTCGACCGTCGAGAAGGGCGCGGTCGCCCTCGAGGCCGGGGCGGACGAGTTCGTGCTCGCCGACGGCTTCAAGGACGCCGTCGTGGCCGGCGGCAAGGTCGACATCGTGGTCGACCCGGTCGGCGGCGACCGGTTCACCGACTCGCTGCGCTGCCTGGCCGATGACGGCCGCGTGCTGGTCATCGGCTTCACCGCCGGCGAGATCCCGACGGTCAAGGTCAACCGCCTGCTGCTGAACAACATCTCGGTGGTCGGCGTCGGCTGGGGCGCGTACGTCCTGGCCCGCCCAGGGCACATCGCCGGCGAGTGGGACGCCCTCACGCCGCACCTCGAGAGCGGGGCCCTGCGTCCGGTCGTGGGGCCGACGTTCCCGCTCGCCGAGGCGTCCGCCGCGCTGCTGACGCTCGACGAGCGCCGCGCAACCGGCAAGGTGCTGCTGACCATCTGACCCACACCGCCGACGCGTGGGTTACGCACGCCGACGCGTGGCTTACGCACGCCGACGCGTGGGTTGCGCTCAGCACAACCCACGCGTCGCGGTTCACAACCCACGCGTCGCGGTTCACAACTCACGCGTCAGCGTTCGCTGTCGAGCATCGCCATCTGCTCGGCGGCGTAGCGCGTCCCGGCGACCTTGTCGGCGGGCATCGCGGCCTCGATCGCAGCGAGCTGGTCGGCGGTCAACGTCACGTCCGCTGCGCCCCAGGCTCTCGGTGGCCACGACCTGCGCGCCTGACCGTATGGTCGGTACGTGCCTGAGTTCAACGGATTCCCCGAGGCGGCCCTCGACTTCTACGACGACATCGAGATGGACAACACCAAGACGTTCTGGGAGGCGCACAAGGACGTCTACAGAACCGCCGTGGCCGAGCCCATGAAGGCGCTGACCGCAGCGCTGGCCGACGAGTTCGGCGAGGCGAAGATCTACCGGCCGTACCGCGACGTGCGGTTCGCCAAGGACAAGACCCCGTACAAGACCCATCAGGGCGCCTTCGTCGCGAAGGGCCCCTCGACCGGCTACTACGTCCAGATCGGGGCGCCGGGCGTCCGGGTCGGCGTCGGCTACTACGAGGCGTCCGGGCCCCGGCTGGCCAGCATCCGCGACGCGATCGTCGAGGACCGCCGCGGCGGCGAGCTCGAGCGGATCATCAAGAAGATGACCGCCTCCGGCTGGGAGCTCGGCGGTGACAAGCTCAAGACCGCGCCCCGCGGCTACGACGCCGACCACCCGCGGATCGACCTGCTGCGGCACAAGTCGATGACGCTGGGCAAGTCGTATGGCTTCGACCCGGTCATCCACACCCCCGAGCTCATCGACCGGATCCGCGCCGACTGGCGAGCTGCGACCCCGTTCGTGGAGTGGGTCCGCACCTACGCCAAGGGCTGACTCCGGCCCCAAGATTTGGCCGATGATCAACCGTTTCCTCGTCCGTCAGGGACAAGAATGGTTGTTCATCGGCCAAATTTCGGCTGGTGGCTTCCCCATGCCCCTCGGCAGATGTCGGTCAGATTCCCAGCATGTGCCCCGCGGCCTGCCATCGCAGCACTTGCGGCCAGGCCGGGTCGGCGCAACCATGGGGCGACCGACCACAGGGAGCCCCCCATGTACGTCATCATCACGACCGACGGCTCGAAGCAGTCGTTGCAGGCCGCGCGTTATCTCAAGTCCGTCGCCGATCCGGACACCATCACGTCGATCGCGGTGCTCGCGGTCATCAGTCCTCTCGCGGCCGTGCCGTTCGCGACCGCCGACAAGGGACGGCAGGACCCGGCGGACATGTCCTTTCGGGAGTCCGCGACGGCTGCCACCAAGGAGGTCGCCGCAATCCTCGCCGGCTGGGGCCCCAAGGTCACGACCCAGATCCGCAGCGGGTCCCCGGCCTCGGAGATCGTCAAGGCCGCCAAGGCCAAGGACGCCGGTCTCATCGTCCTGGCCGCCCGCAGCTCGCGCGCCGAAGCCGTCCTGATGGGCTCGGTGGCGCACCGCGTGCTCAACCACGCGCCATGCCCCGTGCTGGTCGTCCCCCCTGGCACGAAGATCAAGGCCAAGAGCAAGGCCAAGCCGGCCGCGGCCGCCAAGAAGCCGGTCGCCAAGAGCCCTTCGTGACGGGGAGCCGGCTCAGCGCGTCGGGTCGTCGCCGACCTGGACGAGCAGCTTGCCGAAGTTCTTGCCCTTGAGCATCCCGAAGAACGCCTCGGGAGCGTTCTCGAGGCCCTGGACGATGTCCTCCTTGTGGCGCAGCGAGCCGTCGGCGATCCAGCCTGCGGCGTCGGCCTGGAACGCCTTGTAGTGCGTCTTGACGAACTCGTTCTGGATGAAGCCGCGCACCGTCAGGCTCTTGGTGAGGATCGTCTGCATCAGCCGGGGCGCACGGTCGGGCCCGGGCGGCAGCTCGGTGTCGTTGTAGTGGGCGACGAGCCCGCACACCGGGACCCGGGCGTAGGTGTTCAGACGCGGCAGGACCGCATCCCACACGTGACCGCCGACGTTCTCGAAGTAGACGTCGATGCCGTCCGGCACCGCGGCCTTGAGATCGTCCTTGAACGTCGGCGAGCGGTGGTCCAGGGCCACGTCGAAGCCGAGCTCCTCGAGCCAGGCGACCTTCTGCGCGCCGCCGGCGATGCCGACGGCCCGCGCGCCCTTGATGCGCGCGATCTGTCCGACGGCAGAGCCCACGGGCCCGGCCGCTGCGGCCACGACGACGGTCTCACCGGGCTGTGGGCGACCGATCTCCAGCAGCCCTGCGTACGCCGTGAAGCCCGGCATCCCGAGGACTCCGACCGCGGTCGACACCGGCGCGCGGGACGGGTCGAGCTTGCGGACCTGCCCGGCCGGCAGCACCCCATACGCCTGCCAGCCCAGGTGCGACAGCACGATGTCACCCGGCACGAGGGACGGGTCGCGGGACTCGACGACCTCGGCCACGGTGCCGCCCTCCATGACCGCCCCGAGCTCGACGGGCGCGGCGTACGACTTGGCGTCGTTCATGCGTCCGCGCATGTACGGGTCGAGCGAGAGGTAGATCGTTCGCAGCAGCACCTCTCCCTCAGCGGGTTCGGGCACCGGCACGTGCTCGATCCTGAAGTTGTCGGCGGTCGGCTCGCCATCGGGTCGTGAGGCCAGCAGGATGCGGGTGTTCTGGATCGGATCGGTCACCGTGCCGACGATAACGGGCATCCGTGCACGACACTGGATGACATGACGCAGAGCAGGCCCTTCTGGCGGGCGATCGAGGCCATTCACGATGTCGTCTACTTCGCTCCCAGCACGAAGGAGCGGTACGGCGCGATCGGGCTGAAGGGCTTCTGGATGGGGTACGCGGCATCGAGGTCCGCGGCGGTCGGGACCCCGTCGGCACACCTGGTGACGGCGCTGTTCCACGGCTTCGCCCCGGCACTCGTCCAGCGCGCGATCCCGGACGCCTGGCAGCTGGCCGACCGCGATGCGGTCCTGGCGGCCCGCCTGGACGTCGCCCGGGACGCACTGGCCCCGGCGCTCGACGGCGCGGACGTCGCGCGGATCGCGCGCGACCTGGGCACGATCACCTCCCGGCTCGACTTCGCCGGCAAGCCGCTGGCCGCGGCCCACGCCGACCTGCCGACACCGGCGGACGAGATCGGCCGGCTGTGGCACGCGGCGACGATCATCCGCGAGTACCGCGGCGACTGCCATGTCGCGGTGC includes these proteins:
- the dacB gene encoding D-alanyl-D-alanine carboxypeptidase/D-alanyl-D-alanine endopeptidase, which encodes MGRVTALLIPLVVAGLVVALGVTLWGRGDLNRFICDGDCGSSAVVDPEGLKILAAPPVPTPDAASPGPIDPAKVAAVVRGELGESVLGPRVGLAVTGPTAADVATEADRPYVPASTTKLLTGFAALATIDPDTRFATSVVRSGDGIVLVGGGDPYLATKPPRKGADRVYRADLTTLAKRTAAALKKTGTTTVTLGYDASLFTGPDASPGWEPSYVTANIVTPVSALWADQGVTRGIRDREPAAGAARTFAELLSKQGIDVSGTPKAAVAGAGSELVARVRSATLAQIVETFVRVSDNEAAEVVLRLVAVAAGQPADFEGGAAAVRASLESAGISTTGLVLQDGSGLSRRNRITPVMLVEVLRQALAAPRTSELVADLPVSGFTGTLVDRFAQLTAARGTVRAKTGTLSGVHSLAGYGTDADGRPVLFALMADRSDKDQPLQAQAALDRAAAAIAGCSCG
- a CDS encoding inorganic diphosphatase is translated as MIFDVTVEIPKGSRNKYEVDHSSHRIRLDRTLFTATQYPADYGFIDDTLGMDSDPLDALVLLSEPTFPGCVISCRTIGMFRMTDEAGGDDKVLCVPAKDPRQEHLRDIHHVPEFDRLEIEHFFTVYKDLEPGKSVEGSTWTGRVEAEAEIQASYDRFKANGGY
- a CDS encoding endonuclease/exonuclease/phosphatase family protein, whose translation is MPLRKLLIAALGSLLLTVGLAAPASARPARVAAPYVTAASPHTLTVEWPQVRGARRYTVHVAATPKKASRTTKRSHWSHGKKTRLKIKNLSSKRRYCFTVKAVRGGTSGKRSEPVCAHTLRRTIKPGGHRVSVATFNVCAAADNCKRWTKKRENAIVQRIVDARADVVAIQEITRKADKLASRLAKHGYTRYAAPTRKVDEAIYYRTAVADMAVTTEPEQVCEVEPYAGAEDTAAWRFPRHYDAASQRWYAFRTSSWTTEEPVCRERNAPVEHEGRIGSPTGASAAWAALRLKRTGQTYVFVSAHLSHGRTAKDGRLRGRETKQLIRNAERIAGPLPIIFMGDFNSYRGGPAGDAPRKEMARAGWIDTFDASDTYTRPYVSSFNGWRPKVSTMKHWGGHIDRIFIRPSMGSTSWRVVAKTKKRRYVGVQASDHNAVRTTILLP
- a CDS encoding PQQ-dependent sugar dehydrogenase; translated protein: MMRSWRVIPALVLTVPVLVATPAVADRPDLRVSVVQDGLSHPWDLAFLPDGRMLVTERDSRRLSLATPGGPRRTVLTAPRHMWAAGETGLMSVEVAADFARSRGIITCHGYRRGGVQDVRVVRWRLSSAGTSASYVRTLVSGLPSTSGRHGGCALAKGPRNQLYIGTGDAATGRNPQRLTSGGGKVLRVDATTGRPVASNPFIRSSNRMKQRVFTYGHRNVQGLARRSDGTMWSVEQGSYRDDEVNRLAKKANYGWNPVPRKATDPAYNEGAGSPMTDHRLPGAQRGARWRSGSSTVAASAGAFVTGRSWGDWRGALAVSALKDTSLRLLRFSKGGSLRGTWKPAALDGRYGRLRGAVAGPDGALYVTTSNGTNDKILRVTAGG
- a CDS encoding TetR/AcrR family transcriptional regulator translates to MSSNIKVSRAQRQAQTREALIAVAREMFLADGYNATSLDKVALRAGFSKGAVYSNFAGKEELCMAVLDSIHEEQIIGVVRAFTQDTDLDGRIEAFSAWAREGLGQPRWTALEVEFGAIARQSTYVATELVKRHRAIRVAIADLVRQVTAEAGIEGVDADQAATALLSLGIGLGTLRSLDQTIDVGVFADTMRALLSGTQA
- a CDS encoding flavin-containing monooxygenase, producing the protein MISKDIVIIGTGFSGMGMAMKLRASGREDFVILEKAQDVGGTWRDNTYPGCECDIPSHMYSFSYELNADWSKSFSGQEEIWSYMRNVADEQGIRPYIDFGVEVTGASWDESRQRWTVRTAGGEDYEARFVVAGVGGLHIPNIPEITGAETFEGPRFHSATWDHSIDLAGKKVVVIGTGASAIQFIPIIAQEVGQLTVFQRTPPWVLPKNDKPMPEWRKKLFAKVPAAQRIYRDALYWGLEARAIAFNGHLNVLPFAEKIVTRQLEKKIPDPELRAKLTPDYRLGCKRVLQSNTYYPTFLRDNVELSTDGVAEIVSDGVIDGNGVKHEADVIIYGTGFHVIDAFDYLDIKGRDGVDLAAQFRENGVETYMGIMVNGFPNLAFMLGPNTALGHNSVVFMIEQQTKFIIRLLDELDARGAAAAEPTWKAQSEFNEEIQRLVEKGIWTQGGCTSWYLDSHGKNRTIWPKFTFQYWWETRKVDPAAFAWERAA